The Papaver somniferum cultivar HN1 chromosome 3, ASM357369v1, whole genome shotgun sequence genome includes a region encoding these proteins:
- the LOC113359830 gene encoding uncharacterized protein LOC113359830, whose amino-acid sequence MNISDNSPFDVEALKNLVEAENVYNSREVQLHTLLKQKSRLNCVKDGASNTTFLHANLKVRKTKNLISEIEMRDGNVINNQKDIADELVSHFEKKFEFQDVLIEESLLKNIPEVISSEDQTMLDKIPEEEEIKDTIFSIDPDSSPGSDGFSGIFYRACWQIIKENVVQAIQFCWSRKFIPKGLNSKFLVLLPKVEGAKSPNQFRPIGLSNVSFKIFTKLITNRMSGLMAKIISSQQAAYVKGRCIQEQILLASKMVNEMKKKRRCGNVGLKLDISQAYDSSAKIFVMLNGGPSGFSSVDYSNGNKGGIHPTHLMLADDVFIFLNGAKKSVTNLLKLLDDYQKSSGQVINKLKSKYFIDGTSDLRKNYLQNIIQMKVSVFPDKYLGVILVTGKVKSSTIWPMMEIMQRKLATWKGKLLSFQERLVLIKSVLCSIPVYNMAIYKWPSSVIKACEKIIRNFLWYGDSETRKYKVLYWRKVCTPYSEGGLGIQRIEVINKAFLMKMLCKIVNSQEDWALFFKSKYKDKHNQWCNNWKMSSVWNGLKWAWQSLQEYLKWSVGNGKTISLWFDVLARRFPTEKCYGEISIL is encoded by the exons ATGAATATCTCAGATAATAGTCCTTTTGATGTTGAAGCTCTTAAAAACTTGGTTGAAGCAGAAAATGTGTACAATTCTAGGGAAGTTCAATTACATACCTTATTAAAACAGAAGTCAAGATTAAACTGCGTAAAGGATGGAGCATCCAATACAACATTCCTTCATGCAAATTTAAAAGTAAGGAAGACAAAGAATCTTATCAGTGAAATAGAAATGAGAGATGGCAATGTTATTAATAATCaaaaagatattgcagatgaaCTAGTAAGTCATTTTGAGAAAAAGTTTGAGTTTCAAGATGTCTTAATTGAAGAGTCCTTACTGAAGAACATCCCTGAAGTAATTTCTAGTGAAGATCAAACAATGTTGGATAAAATTCCtgaggaagaagagattaaaGATACGATATTTAGCATTGATCCTGATAGTTCACCTGGTTCAGATGGTTTTTCTGGTATCTTCTACAGAGCATGTTGGCAGATAATAAAAGAAAATGTGGTGCAAGCTATCCAATTTTGCTGGTCAAGAAAATTTATTCCTAAGGGGCTTAATTCAAAATTTTTAGTCTTGTTACCAAAAGTTGAAGGTGCTAAATCTCCTAATCAGTTTAGACCTATTGGGTTAAGCAATGTCAGTTTCAAGATTTTTACTAAGCTAATCACCAACAGAATGAGTGGATTAATGGCAAAAATTATCTCTTCTCAGCAGGCAGCTTATGTTAAAGGAAGGTGCATTCAAGAACAAATTCTTCTTGCTTCTAAAATGGTAAAtgagatgaaaaagaaaagaaggtgtGGAAATGTTGGACTCAAGCTGGATATATCTCAAGCTTATGACTCA TCTGCCAAAATATTTGTTATGCTTAATGGTGGTCCTAGTGGCTTTTCTTCAGTTG ATTATTCCAATGGTAACAAGGGGGGAATTCATCCAACACACTTAATGCTTGCAGATGATGTGTTCATATTCTTGAATGGAGCAAAGAAAAGTGTCACAAATCTTCTCAAGCTTCTAGATGACTACCAAAAAAGTTCAGGTCAAGTAATTAATAAGCTCAAGAGTAAATATTTTATAGATGGAACTTCAGATTTGAGGaaaaattatcttcaaaatatcatccaaatgaaaGTAAGTGTTtttccagataaatatttgggagtAATTCTTGTTACTGGCAAAGTTAAATCTTCAACAATCTGGCCAATGATGGAAATAATGCAAAGAAAACTTGCAACTTGGAAAGGGAAGCTATTGTCATTTCAAGAAAGGTTAGTTCTCATTAAATCAGTTCTTTGCAGCATTCCAGTTTATAATATGGCAATATATAAGTGGCCTTCTTCTGTAATTAAAGCTTGTGAGAAAATTATAAGGAACTTCCTTTGGTATGGGGATAGTGAAACAAGGAAATACAAGGTTTTATATTGGAGGAAAGTGTGTACTCCCTACTCTGAAGGTGGTTTAGGAATTCAGAGGATTGAAGTTATTAACAAGGCTTTTCTTATGAAGATGCTGTGTAAGATTGTGAACTCTCAAGAAGACTGGGCTTTGTTCTTCAAATCCAAATATAAGGATAAGCACAACCAATGGTGTAATAACTGGAAAATGTCTTCAGTTTGGAATGGTCTGAAGTGGGCATGGCAGTCATTACAAGAATATTTAAAATGGAGTGTCGGAAATGGAAAAACAATCTCACTTTGGTTTGATGTTTTGGCTAGGAGATTCCCCACTGAAAAATGTTATGGAGAAATATCAATTTTGTAA